In Ictalurus furcatus strain D&B chromosome 23, Billie_1.0, whole genome shotgun sequence, a single window of DNA contains:
- the cldn11b gene encoding claudin-11b has product MSQSCRLLCGFFLSCSGWICLIIATSTNDWVITCSFGLHTCVKMDELESKGLWAECMISTAAYHCAALNQILTLPAYIQTSRALMVSASLLGLPSVLLALLATPCVRLGDESDGTKQKRALLGGILTLIMSVCGLVSTVWFPIGAHHEDGLLSFGFSLYAGWLGSTLCFLGGSVLTCCSGGNNSPAQRPEKRFYYSKQSGITDSVQATNNHAKSAHV; this is encoded by the exons ATGTCTCAGAGCTGTCGCTTGCTGTGCGGTTTCTTTCTGAGCTGCTCGGGATGGATCTGTCTCATCATTGCCACCTCCACTAACGACTGGGTGATCACCTGCAGCTTCGGCCTGCACACCTGCGTGAAGATGGACGAGCTGGAGTCCAAAGGTTTATGGGCCGAGTGTATGATTTCTACAGCGGCGTATCACTGTGCGGCTCTCAACCAGATCCTCACTTTACCTG CATACATCCAGACGTCTCGGGCGCTCATGGTGTCTGCGTCACTCCTCGGCCTCCCGTCGGTGCTGCTGGCGCTCTTGGCCACGCCCTGCGTCAGACTGGGTGACGAGAGCGACGGAACCAAACAGAAACGCGCTCTGTTAGGGGGAATCCTCACTCTGATCATGT CGGTCTGTGGTTTGGTGTCGACGGTGTGGTTCCCGATCGGAGCACACCATGAAGACGGCCTGCTGTCGTTTGGGTTCTCTCTGTACGCTGGATGGTTGGGTTCTACCCTCTGTTTCCTCGGGGGTTCGGTTCTGACCTGCTGCTCGGGAGGCAACAATTCTCCGGCTCAACGCCCTGAAAAGCGCTTCTACTACTCCAAACAGAGCGGAATCACCGACTCGGTCCAGGCCACAAACAATCACGCCAAGAGCGCTCACGTCTGA
- the slc7a14b gene encoding probable cationic amino acid transporter has protein sequence MMSSVFAKLNPRRIEWEASWYSLQSRVLRTKPLHSMQEGSGDLHETTRLAQVLTTVDLVSLGVGSCVGTGMYVVAGLVAKEMAGPGVILSFVFAAVASILSGVCYAEFGVRVPKTSGSAYTYSYVTVGEFVAFFIGWNLILEYLIGTAAGASALSSMFDSLANHSISRYMITHLGTLNGLGKGEESYPDLLALVIAVMVTMIIAVGVKNSVSFNNVLNVVNLIVWVFVVIAGLFFLSAENWEDGRFLPYGWSGVMQGAATCFYAFIGFDIIATTGEEAKSPNTSIPYAITASLVTCLTAYVSVSVILTLMVPYNLIDGDAPLMEMFAVHGFMAGKYIVAVGAIAGLTVSLLGSLFPMPRVIYAMAGDGLLFRFLSHVSPYTETPVVASAVSGFLAGFLALLVSLRDLIEMMSIGTLLAYTLVSVCVLLLRYQPEGDGFVDVLPEEFQKTKEGVLAECERECDLYSPTSDGDEYGNACGAKNLPSQGDDEMLITKSDSGGYQSESSGYSMGEKGPEFEDSDSAVTSMLKRALGANYYTLRMRLGLPEPGSQPTPATGRTVTYCVLVFFVLTFLLWAVVIYGLDRASPGARWVLVPFVITIIVFMTFLIVVILRQPESPKRLPYMAPCVPFVPTAAILVNIYLMLKLSSITWVRFVVWCSIGLMIYFGYGMWNSSLELSTREEEAQASSYQRYDAGVDESFTVDDDLHVKEDGEGGRYQGWAAEEKGYHQDQHQDQYQDQHQDQYQNQYQNYQ, from the exons ATGATGAGCTCCGTTTTCGCAAAGCTGAACCCCCGGCGGATCGAGTGGGAGGCGTCATGGTACAGCCTTCAATCTCGCGTGCTGAGAACCAAACCTCTGCACTCCATGCAGGAGGGTTCTGGAGATCTACACGAAACCACCAGACTGGCACAGGTTCTCACCACCGTGGACCTAGTGTCTCTCGGCGTGGGCAGCTGCGTGGGGACGGGCATGTATGTGGTCGCTGGGCTGGTTGCTAAGGAAATGGCAGGACCAGGAGTGATCTTGTCGTTTGTCTTCGCCGCTGTGGCATCGATCCTATCAG GCGTGTGCTATGCTGAGTTCGGTGTGCGAGTGCCAAAGACCTCCGGCTCGGCGTACACCTACAGCTACGTGACGGTGGGGGAGTTTGTGGCCTTCTTCATCGGGTGGAACCTCATTCTGGAGTACCTGATCGGCACGGCGGCCGGAGCGAGCGCTCTCAGCAGCATGTTCGACTCTCTGGCCAACCACAGCATCAGCCGATACATGATCACACACCTGGGCACTCTTAACGGCCTCG GTAAAGGAGAGGAATCGTATCCCGACCTGCTTGCGCTGGTCATCGCCGTCATGGTGACCATGATCATAGCCGTTGGAGTGAAAAACTCTGTGAGCTTCAATAACGTCCTGAACGTGGTGAATCTGATCGTATGGGTGTTTGTGGTGATCGCCGGACTCTTCTTCCTGTCTGCAGAGAACTGGGAGGACGGCAGGTTTCTGCCCTATGGCTGGTCAGGG GTGATGCAGGGAGCTGCTACTTGTTTCTACGCCTTCATCGGGTTTGATATAATCGCCACTACAGGAGAAGAAGCTAAAAGTCCGAACACCTCCATTCCCTACGCCATCACCGCGTCACTTGTCACGTGTCTAACAGCATACGTCTCT gtgaGCGTGATCCTCACACTGATGGTGCCGTATAATCTGATTGATGGAGACGCTCCTCTGATGGAGATGTTCGCTGTTCACGGCTTCATGGCAGGGAAATACATCGTGGCAGTCGGAGCCATCGCAGGACTTACGGTCAGTTTGCTGGGTTCGCTTTTCCCCATGCCCCGAGTCATCTACGCCATGGCAGGGGACGGGCTGCTCTTCAG GTTCCTGTCCCATGTGAGTCCGTACACAGAGACCCCCGTGGTGGCGAGTGCCGTGTCTGGGTTCCTGGCTGGGTTCCTGGCTCTGCTGGTCAGTCTGAGGGATCTGATCGAGATGATGTCCATCGGCACTTTGCTGGCGTACACGctcgtgtctgtgtgtgtgctgctgctccGCTATCAGCCTGAAGGAGACGGATTCGTCGATGTGCTCCCAGAGGAGTTTCAGAAGACTAAAGAGGGCGTGCTGGCGGAATGCGAGCGTGAGTGTGACCTGTACTCCCCCACCAGCGATGGAGACGAGTACGGCAACGCATGCGGGGCCAAGAACCTTCCGTCACAAGGCGACGATGAGATGCTGATTACCAAATCAGACTCTGGTGGCTACCAGTCAGAGTCCTCGGGGTACAGCATGGGCGAGAAAGGGCCCGAGTTTGAGGATTCGGACAGCGCTGTGACGTCCATGCTGAAGAGAGCACTCGGTGCTAATTACTACACCCTTCGGATGCGACTCGGACTTCCCGAACCGGGCTCTCAGCCCACACCTGCTACAGGACGCACCGTCACCTACTGTGTCCTCGTCTTCTTCGTCCTCACATTTCTGCTGTGGGCCGTTGTCATATACGGCCTCGACCGAGCCTCACCAGGCGCTCGCTGGGTTCTCGTCCCGttcgtcatcaccatcatcgtctTCATGACCTTTTTAATTGTTGTTATTCTACGGCAGCCTGAGAGTCCCAAAAGGTTACCGTACATGGCTCCTTGCGTCCCCTTTGTGCCCACAGCCGCCATCCTGGTGAACATCTACCTGATGCTTAAGCTGTCCAGCATTACCTGGGTCCGCTTTGTTGTGTGGTGCTCTATAG GTCtgatgatttattttggttACGGGATGTGGAACAGTTCTCTGGAGCTGAGCACACGGGAGGAGGAGGCCCAGGCCAGTTCATATCAGAGGTACGATGCTGGAGTGGATGAGAGCTTCACGGTGGATGATGACCTTCACGTGAAGGAGGACGGAGAAGGAGGACGGTATCAAGGCTGGGCGGCCGAGGAGAAGGGCTACCACCAGGACCAGCACCAGGACCAATACCAGGACCAGCACCAGGACCAATACCAGAACCAGTACCAGAACTACCAGTAG